Genomic window (Streptosporangium brasiliense):
CACGTCGAGGACACCGTCGATCCCGTGGACGGCCGCGACCAGGCGGGAGATCTGCGAGCGGAAGCCGACATGACCCGTCAGCGTGACCACACCCGCCTCGATGTCGACCGTCAGGTGCTCCCGGTCGACGTAGAGGCGGTCGCAGATCTCGGTGATCTCGCGGTCGATCTCCTCGGCGGGGCGGGTGAAGACCTTCAGCAGATCGCTCTGGTGCACGGTTCCGACGAGACGTCCGGTGGCCGGCTCGATCACGGGAAGCTGCTTGATCCGGTAGCGGTGCATCAGCTGTGCCGCGTCCCGGACGGTGGTGTCCTTCGTGACCGTGATCGCTGGGGTGGTCATCACCTCTCGGGCCGTGATGCCTGCGGCTTTATGATGCTCCTGGCGTCTGCGATGGCTGTCGAAGACACTGCCCGCAGACACGGGGTCGGTCTCCTTGAGCAGCAGGTCATCATCGGAGACCACGCCGATGGGGTGCCCATCGGCGTCGATGACGGTGAGCGCATCGACCTTGAAACGCCGCATGGCCTCGACGATCTCGGAGAAGGACGCCTCCGGCCGCACCGCGACCGCTCTGGTGCCCATGACATCTGAGATCTTCATGACTGACCTCCTCAAAGACCCTCAGTCACGACGATCCCCCCGTGATGTCGAGGGCGTCAGCGGCGAAAGTCCCCCTCGCATAGGACTTATGCCTGTTTTCTCACTAATAGTCCGGCTTCAGGCTGCCGACGAGTCGGCGGCCAGGGAGAAGTAGGCCTCCTCCTCCTGGTCGAAGTGGAGGACCAAGACGGCGTGCAGACCGTAGAGGCAGGCACGCAGGTCGTCCAGCTGCTCCAGCCGCATCCCGGCGGCCTCGGCGAGGGCAAGGTGATTTCCCGGACGCCGCACGAGGCGTTCGATCTCGGCGTGCGCCCTGCTCATGGTCATCGTGACCTCGAGGCTGCCCAGCACCTGTCCCATCGCCGGATACAGCCGCTGTTCCTCGGCCCGTTCGTGAGGCAGCAGGCGTTCGGTGAGGAAGCGGTGGACCTCCCGCAGCCGGTCCAGGGACGCCGCAGAGGGAGTTCCGCCCAGTTCGTCGGCTGTCTCGCGGATCAGTGCGGGAGGGGGCCGTGGCCTTGCCGACCTCTATCCGGTGCCCCTCCACCAGCCCCGTGGTCCCGATGCCCGGCTTCTCCCGGACCTCAGCCGGTTGCGGCAGCACGGCCCGGTGCGCGCGGGCGGCCTCGACGATCGCGGCGGCGAGCACGTGAGAGGACATCTGGTCCACCGCGGCGGCCAGGCGCAGCACGTCGTCGGCGCGGGCACCGGGGGCGGCCACGACGTCGACCACCTGCGGCCGTCCGGCGGTCAGCGTGCCGGTCTTGTCCAG
Coding sequences:
- a CDS encoding CBS domain-containing protein, whose protein sequence is MKISDVMGTRAVAVRPEASFSEIVEAMRRFKVDALTVIDADGHPIGVVSDDDLLLKETDPVSAGSVFDSHRRRQEHHKAAGITAREVMTTPAITVTKDTTVRDAAQLMHRYRIKQLPVIEPATGRLVGTVHQSDLLKVFTRPAEEIDREITEICDRLYVDREHLTVDIEAGVVTLTGHVGFRSQISRLVAAVHGIDGVLDVDNRLAYRSDDLAPFPPLL
- a CDS encoding hemerythrin domain-containing protein, which gives rise to MIRETADELGGTPSAASLDRLREVHRFLTERLLPHERAEEQRLYPAMGQVLGSLEVTMTMSRAHAEIERLVRRPGNHLALAEAAGMRLEQLDDLRACLYGLHAVLVLHFDQEEEAYFSLAADSSAA